One window of the Niallia circulans genome contains the following:
- the pepF gene encoding oligoendopeptidase F — MSAETGVKKLPLRNEVPVEDTWRLEDIFASDEEWDKEFEEVKKLSQKATEYQGKLSESAEVLYEALQYQDELLSRLGKLYTYAHMRYDQDTTNSFYQGVDGRIKSLYAQAASALAYMVPELLSIDEKVISAYLEENNELKLYKKALEEINLQRPHVLNADQEALLAQASEVLDSSSNTFGMLNNADLEFPSIKDENGEEVEVTHGRYSRFLESADQRVRRDAFMAVYDTYGKFRNTFASTLSGEVKSHTFNAKIRNYNSPRHAALAANNIPEQVYENLVETINKNLPLLHRYVKLRKKVLGLEKLHMYDLYTPLVKDVKMEIPYEEAKELVIKGLAPLGEEYASILKEGFENRWVDVHENKGKRSGAYSSGSYGTNPYILMNWQDNVNNLFTLAHEFGHSVHSYYTRKSQPYPYGNYSIFVAEVASTCNESLLNDHLLKTITDKQKRLYLLNHFLEGFRGTVFRQTMFAEFEQLIHEKASNNEPLTADLLTKEYYALNQKYFGEEDIIIDEEIGLEWSRIPHFYYNFYVYQYATGYSAATALSKQILEEGTPAVERYIEFLKAGSSDYPIEVLKKAGVDMTSKTPIEEACQVFEEKLNEMESLLNEI, encoded by the coding sequence ATGTCAGCAGAAACAGGAGTAAAAAAATTACCACTGCGTAATGAGGTACCAGTAGAAGATACTTGGAGATTAGAGGATATATTTGCAAGTGATGAAGAATGGGATAAAGAATTTGAAGAAGTAAAGAAATTATCTCAAAAAGCAACAGAGTATCAAGGGAAGCTTTCCGAAAGTGCAGAGGTTCTTTATGAAGCTTTGCAATATCAGGATGAGCTTTTATCAAGACTTGGAAAATTATATACATATGCACATATGCGTTATGATCAAGATACGACTAATAGTTTCTATCAAGGCGTAGACGGACGTATTAAAAGCTTGTATGCACAGGCTGCAAGTGCGTTAGCTTACATGGTACCAGAACTATTATCCATTGATGAAAAAGTAATCAGTGCATATTTAGAAGAAAATAATGAATTAAAGCTGTATAAGAAGGCTTTAGAAGAAATCAATTTACAAAGACCTCATGTGTTAAATGCTGACCAAGAAGCCCTGCTTGCACAAGCATCAGAGGTATTAGATTCTTCTAGCAATACATTTGGGATGCTGAATAATGCCGATTTGGAGTTTCCAAGCATTAAGGATGAAAACGGAGAAGAAGTAGAAGTTACGCATGGCCGTTATTCTCGCTTTCTGGAAAGTGCGGATCAACGTGTACGCCGTGATGCATTTATGGCTGTCTATGATACCTATGGCAAATTTAGAAACACATTTGCTTCTACATTGAGTGGAGAAGTAAAAAGTCATACATTTAATGCAAAAATAAGAAACTATAATTCGCCACGACATGCTGCATTGGCTGCCAATAATATTCCAGAACAAGTGTATGAAAATCTAGTGGAAACAATTAATAAGAATTTACCATTATTACATCGTTATGTGAAATTGCGTAAAAAAGTCCTTGGCCTAGAAAAACTGCATATGTACGATTTATATACACCATTAGTCAAAGATGTGAAAATGGAAATTCCTTATGAAGAGGCGAAAGAATTAGTTATAAAAGGCTTGGCTCCACTTGGTGAGGAATATGCGTCTATCTTAAAAGAAGGCTTTGAAAACCGCTGGGTGGATGTACATGAGAATAAAGGGAAAAGAAGTGGTGCTTATTCTTCTGGATCTTATGGAACCAATCCATATATTTTAATGAACTGGCAGGATAATGTAAACAATCTATTTACGTTAGCACATGAATTTGGGCATTCTGTGCATAGCTATTATACAAGAAAATCACAGCCATATCCTTATGGTAATTATTCCATCTTTGTTGCAGAAGTAGCCTCTACTTGCAATGAATCCTTATTGAACGATCACTTGCTAAAAACAATAACAGATAAACAAAAACGTCTATATTTACTGAATCATTTCTTAGAGGGCTTCCGTGGTACGGTATTCCGTCAAACGATGTTTGCTGAATTTGAACAATTAATTCATGAAAAAGCAAGTAATAATGAGCCATTAACAGCTGATTTACTGACAAAGGAATACTATGCTTTAAATCAGAAGTATTTTGGGGAAGAAGATATTATTATTGATGAGGAAATTGGCTTAGAGTGGTCAAGAATTCCGCATTTCTACTATAATTTCTATGTATATCAATATGCAACTGGCTATAGTGCTGCAACAGCATTGAGTAAACAAATATTAGAAGAGGGGACACCAGCAGTGGAACGATATATTGAGTTCTTAAAGGCTGGAAGTTCTGATTATCCAATTGAAGTACTTAAAAAAGCTGGAGTAGATATGACAAGCAAAACGCCAATCGAAGAGGCATGCCAGGTTTTTGAAGAAAAATTGAATGAGATGGAAAGCTTATTAAACGAAATTTAA
- a CDS encoding lytic transglycosylase domain-containing protein, giving the protein MKIDQFKVMLELQALQGLNSQNTGSASTLFQDFLSNMLSSETKLTNAIENNTLGAASIPLGLANTSPLMPLSLTKLSSSSASTTSDFDEMIKTAAEKYNLPEKLISSVIKVESNFNPNATSYAGASGLMQLMPSTATSLGVQNVFNPLDNIMGGSKYLKQMLDKYNGNVELALAAYNAGPGNVDKYGGIPPFKETQNYVAKVTQHYTA; this is encoded by the coding sequence ATGAAAATTGATCAGTTTAAGGTAATGCTTGAACTCCAAGCTTTACAAGGTTTAAATTCACAAAATACAGGTAGTGCATCTACCCTCTTTCAAGATTTTCTGAGTAATATGTTATCATCTGAGACAAAATTAACGAATGCAATTGAAAATAATACACTAGGAGCAGCTTCCATACCATTAGGCTTAGCGAATACTAGCCCTCTTATGCCATTAAGTTTAACCAAGCTGTCTTCTTCATCGGCATCTACCACTTCTGATTTCGATGAAATGATTAAAACAGCAGCAGAAAAATATAACTTACCTGAAAAGTTAATCAGCTCTGTTATCAAAGTGGAATCCAATTTTAATCCTAATGCAACAAGCTATGCCGGAGCATCTGGATTAATGCAGCTAATGCCGAGCACAGCAACATCGTTAGGTGTGCAAAATGTTTTTAATCCATTAGACAATATTATGGGTGGCAGCAAGTACTTAAAACAAATGTTAGATAAATATAACGGAAATGTCGAACTTGCTTTAGCAGCCTACAATGCTGGACCTGGTAATGTGGATAAGTACGGTGGCATTCCGCCATTTAAGGAAACACAGAATTACGTAGCTAAAGTAACGCAGCATTATACGGCATAA
- a CDS encoding globin, translated as MVEKMSTPYEKIGEATLNKLVDSFYNRVGQHPDLAPIFPKDLTETARKQKQFLTQFLGGPPLYSNEHGHPMLRARHLPFPITEKLALAWLSCMDEAMEEVDLDKEIREEIFSRLVLTAKHMVNSEEIETKKGDNT; from the coding sequence ATGGTCGAGAAAATGTCGACACCTTATGAAAAAATTGGTGAAGCCACATTAAATAAACTTGTAGATTCATTCTACAATCGTGTTGGTCAACATCCTGACCTAGCTCCTATCTTCCCAAAAGATTTAACAGAAACTGCTCGTAAGCAAAAACAATTTCTCACACAATTTTTAGGCGGTCCACCTCTTTACTCTAATGAACATGGTCATCCAATGCTAAGAGCGAGACATTTACCTTTTCCAATAACAGAAAAGCTTGCCCTAGCATGGTTATCTTGTATGGATGAAGCCATGGAAGAAGTAGACTTAGATAAGGAAATACGAGAAGAGATTTTTTCAAGACTCGTGCTGACAGCGAAACATATGGTTAATTCGGAGGAAATTGAAACTAAAAAAGGTGATAACACGTGA
- the mgtE gene encoding magnesium transporter yields the protein MKGGRTTVAEKILTNEAQHAVILHSLQNENLQEFRKNFLDLHPYDQASFFKEMEIEERAQVFEYLAPNEIAEMFENLQMDNWEYQTLFAKLLPDYVAETLANMSVDDAVDILNVLDKEQVESYLAIMDQPTAARVKALMHYEESTAGSIMTVDYISLSAEQTVETAMEILKREAPNAETIYYVYVVNEQKQLVGVVSLRSLIVSDNQMLIKEIMNDRIYSVSVSEDQEEVARKMQDYDFLALPVVDFQKRLLGIITIDDIVDVMQEEASEDYSKFAAVSNMDFVDQHPFSAAKKRLPWLIILLFLGMFTASLIGRFEKTLDQVAILAVFIPLIAGMAGNTGTQALAVAVRGIATGNIGKESSWKLIGREAGTGLITGTICGLLVMMVVYIWKSDFFLGMLVGISILGTLIVATIAGAIIPLIMHKFKIDPAVASGPFITTINDIISILIYFGMATMFMSYLTN from the coding sequence ATGAAAGGAGGAAGAACAACGGTGGCAGAGAAAATATTAACAAATGAAGCACAGCATGCTGTAATTCTCCATTCTTTACAAAATGAAAACTTACAAGAATTCCGAAAAAATTTCCTTGATTTACATCCATACGATCAAGCTTCATTTTTTAAGGAAATGGAGATCGAAGAAAGAGCTCAAGTTTTTGAATATTTAGCTCCAAATGAGATTGCAGAGATGTTCGAGAACTTACAAATGGATAATTGGGAATATCAAACGTTATTTGCTAAACTGTTACCTGATTATGTTGCAGAGACATTAGCAAATATGTCCGTTGATGACGCAGTCGATATTTTAAATGTGTTGGATAAAGAGCAAGTAGAAAGCTATTTGGCAATAATGGATCAGCCAACTGCCGCACGAGTTAAAGCACTTATGCATTACGAAGAGTCCACTGCCGGAAGTATTATGACAGTTGACTATATTAGTTTATCTGCAGAACAAACAGTAGAAACCGCTATGGAGATACTGAAAAGAGAGGCTCCTAATGCGGAAACAATCTACTATGTATATGTCGTTAATGAACAAAAGCAGTTGGTAGGTGTCGTATCGTTACGAAGTTTAATTGTTAGTGATAATCAGATGCTCATAAAGGAAATTATGAATGACCGCATTTATTCTGTTTCTGTAAGTGAAGACCAAGAGGAAGTAGCAAGAAAAATGCAAGACTATGATTTTTTGGCGCTGCCTGTGGTTGATTTTCAAAAAAGGTTGCTTGGGATTATTACTATTGATGATATTGTAGACGTCATGCAAGAAGAGGCTTCAGAGGATTATTCTAAATTCGCTGCTGTATCAAACATGGATTTTGTTGATCAGCATCCCTTTTCTGCTGCCAAAAAGAGATTGCCATGGCTGATTATCTTATTATTTCTTGGCATGTTTACTGCAAGCTTAATTGGTCGCTTTGAAAAAACATTAGACCAGGTTGCTATCCTTGCTGTATTTATTCCGCTTATTGCGGGAATGGCTGGAAATACTGGAACACAAGCCTTAGCTGTAGCCGTTCGTGGGATAGCTACTGGGAATATTGGCAAAGAAAGCAGTTGGAAGTTAATAGGAAGAGAAGCGGGGACAGGGCTTATTACCGGAACAATTTGTGGGTTGCTTGTTATGATGGTTGTGTATATATGGAAGAGTGATTTCTTTTTAGGAATGCTGGTGGGAATTTCGATTTTGGGAACCCTGATTGTAGCTACAATAGCTGGGGCGATTATTCCCCTTATTATGCATAAATTTAAAATTGATCCTGCCGTCGCTTCTGGACCGTTTATAACGACAATAAATGATATTATCAGTATTTTGATTTATTTTGGTATGGCAACAATGTTTATGAGTTATTTAACAAATTAG
- a CDS encoding ClpXP adapter SpxH family protein, with translation MEKDISISKPKTADDNCQDRKPLEIYMFIDPLCPECWALEPIMKKLQIEYGRYFSLKHVLSGRLSSLNCSKKSKHANIAEFWEKTASRSGMSCDGSLWFDNPIVSPHLPSIALKAAELQGRKSGMKFLRKLQELLFLEKKNIATFEVLKSCAKSVGIDVIEFVSDIHSNSAAKAFQCDLKITREMEVNEIPTLVFFNENIEEEGIKVTGYYPYEVYVQIIEEMLQIQPEKAAPPPLENFLECFKLVASKELSVVYNKSIQEIEKEMKKLQLRQLVEQIPAKYGVFWKYIG, from the coding sequence ATGGAAAAAGACATTTCTATATCCAAGCCGAAAACAGCTGATGACAATTGCCAAGATAGAAAACCACTCGAAATATATATGTTTATCGACCCACTCTGTCCAGAATGCTGGGCGCTTGAGCCTATTATGAAAAAATTACAGATTGAATACGGACGGTATTTCTCCCTTAAACATGTATTAAGCGGTAGATTATCTTCCTTAAATTGTAGTAAGAAGAGCAAGCATGCGAATATCGCCGAATTTTGGGAAAAAACCGCTAGTCGTTCAGGAATGTCATGTGATGGTTCTTTATGGTTTGATAACCCTATCGTTTCTCCACATTTACCTTCCATCGCACTTAAAGCAGCAGAATTGCAGGGACGGAAATCTGGAATGAAATTCTTGCGAAAATTGCAAGAACTATTGTTTTTAGAGAAAAAAAATATTGCCACCTTTGAAGTTCTTAAGTCCTGTGCTAAAAGTGTAGGAATCGATGTAATAGAATTTGTATCAGATATTCATTCAAATAGTGCAGCTAAAGCTTTTCAATGTGATTTAAAAATCACAAGGGAAATGGAAGTAAATGAAATACCAACATTAGTCTTCTTTAATGAGAATATTGAAGAGGAAGGGATTAAAGTTACCGGTTACTATCCATATGAGGTATATGTACAAATTATCGAGGAAATGCTTCAGATTCAGCCAGAAAAAGCAGCTCCACCGCCACTAGAAAACTTTTTAGAGTGCTTTAAACTTGTTGCATCAAAGGAATTATCTGTTGTTTATAATAAATCCATTCAAGAGATTGAAAAAGAAATGAAGAAATTGCAATTAAGACAACTAGTAGAACAAATACCAGCTAAATACGGGGTATTTTGGAAATATATCGGTTAA
- a CDS encoding GTP pyrophosphokinase produces MKQWDQFLAPYKQAVDELKVKLKGMRRQFDHEDDHSPIEFVTGRVKPIASILDKANEKGIPLDKLETEMQDIAGLRMMCPFVDDIIRVVELLRQRNDFDIVEERDYILHRKESGYRSYHVVIVYPVQTINGEKKLLVEIQIRTLAMNFWATIEHSLNYKYKGQFPEDIKMRLQGAAEAAFRLDKEMSLIRGEIQEAQAFFNRKKENDKNK; encoded by the coding sequence ATGAAACAGTGGGATCAATTTTTGGCGCCCTATAAACAAGCGGTAGATGAGCTAAAGGTTAAACTAAAAGGAATGAGACGTCAATTTGATCATGAAGATGATCATTCTCCGATAGAATTTGTAACAGGGCGTGTAAAACCAATAGCAAGTATATTGGATAAGGCAAATGAAAAGGGGATACCTTTAGATAAACTAGAAACAGAAATGCAAGATATTGCAGGACTTCGAATGATGTGTCCATTTGTTGACGATATTATAAGAGTTGTTGAACTATTAAGACAAAGAAATGATTTTGACATTGTCGAAGAGAGAGATTATATCTTACATAGAAAAGAAAGCGGCTATCGTTCTTACCACGTGGTAATTGTCTATCCAGTACAAACCATAAATGGGGAAAAGAAACTCTTAGTCGAAATTCAAATTCGTACGCTTGCGATGAATTTCTGGGCGACGATTGAACATTCGCTAAATTATAAGTATAAAGGCCAATTTCCCGAAGATATTAAAATGAGATTGCAAGGAGCGGCAGAAGCTGCTTTTCGATTAGATAAAGAAATGTCTTTAATCCGGGGAGAAATTCAAGAAGCACAAGCTTTCTTTAACCGTAAGAAAGAAAATGATAAAAATAAGTAG
- a CDS encoding CYTH domain-containing protein — protein sequence MSKNQNIEIEFKNMLTKEEYELLLTHFQVSEEDLFEQENHYFDTSNFALKANHSALRIRKKEAEYELTLKQPHPDGLLETNKILSKTESDDIFSTGRISDEQISSLLRNMNIDPTSIIYFGSLRTIRAEKKIGNGLLVLDHSFYLKKEDYELEYEVSNREEGKIYFQELLATLKIPVRKTKNKVRRFYDEKYNQK from the coding sequence ATGTCTAAAAATCAAAACATTGAAATCGAATTTAAAAATATGTTAACAAAAGAAGAATATGAACTGCTCCTAACTCATTTTCAAGTGAGCGAGGAAGATTTATTTGAACAAGAAAACCATTACTTTGATACTAGTAATTTTGCTTTAAAAGCTAATCACTCCGCACTTCGAATTCGTAAAAAAGAGGCAGAATATGAATTAACATTAAAGCAGCCGCATCCAGACGGGCTTTTAGAAACAAATAAAATTCTTTCCAAAACAGAAAGCGATGATATTTTTTCAACTGGAAGAATAAGTGATGAGCAAATTTCAAGTCTGTTAAGAAACATGAACATCGATCCAACATCTATTATATATTTTGGAAGCCTACGAACAATTAGGGCGGAAAAGAAAATTGGAAATGGTTTACTAGTTTTGGACCATAGTTTTTATTTAAAAAAAGAAGATTATGAGTTAGAATATGAAGTAAGCAATCGGGAAGAAGGAAAAATTTACTTTCAGGAGCTATTAGCCACCTTAAAAATTCCCGTTAGAAAAACAAAAAACAAAGTACGCAGATTTTATGATGAAAAATATAACCAAAAGTAA
- a CDS encoding NAD kinase — MKFAVTSKGDSKSENLVQIIKQYLLDFELVYDEEEPDIVISVGGDGTLLYAFHRYSNRLDKTAFVGMHTGHLGFYADWTPAELEKLVIAIAKTPYNIIEYPILEVIVRYQNEEKETRYLALNESTVKSMEGTFVMDVEMSGKHFERFRGDGLCVSTPSGSTAYNKALGGAIVHPSIEAIQLAEMASINNRVFRTVGSPLILPKHHTCVLKPVNEPNFQISIDHLNLLHKKVHSIQYRVAEEKVRFARFRPFPFWKRVHDSFISE; from the coding sequence ATGAAATTTGCCGTTACCTCAAAGGGTGATTCGAAATCAGAAAACTTAGTCCAAATAATTAAACAATATTTGCTTGATTTTGAATTGGTATATGATGAAGAAGAGCCGGATATTGTAATCTCCGTAGGAGGAGATGGGACACTTCTTTATGCATTTCATCGATACAGCAATCGTTTAGATAAAACTGCCTTTGTTGGGATGCATACTGGTCATTTAGGTTTTTATGCAGACTGGACGCCAGCTGAGTTAGAAAAACTCGTCATTGCGATAGCAAAAACGCCATATAACATTATTGAATATCCCATTTTAGAAGTGATAGTTCGTTATCAAAATGAGGAAAAAGAAACGAGATATTTAGCATTAAATGAATCAACGGTGAAAAGTATGGAAGGAACCTTTGTTATGGACGTAGAAATGAGCGGCAAACATTTCGAACGATTTAGAGGGGATGGTCTTTGTGTATCTACCCCTTCTGGAAGTACTGCTTATAATAAAGCTTTAGGCGGAGCGATTGTGCATCCCTCTATTGAAGCAATACAGTTGGCAGAAATGGCTTCCATAAATAATAGAGTCTTTCGAACGGTTGGCTCCCCATTAATTTTACCGAAACATCATACATGTGTGTTAAAGCCAGTGAATGAACCTAATTTTCAAATCTCTATTGATCATTTGAATCTTTTACATAAAAAAGTACATTCGATTCAATATCGAGTAGCAGAAGAAAAAGTACGGTTTGCAAGGTTTCGACCATTTCCATTTTGGAAACGAGTACATGATTCTTTCATTTCTGAATAA
- a CDS encoding monovalent cation:proton antiporter family protein, translated as MAHGASFASLVIVVTVALLTPIILQRLKLNVIPVVVAEILMGLIIGKSGFNLVEQDMWLETLSTLGFIFLMFLSGLEIDFSAFSSKKKRETLPNGELEPKSFKTAIIIFVAILVLSIGLSFLFVLAGFVDSTFLMTIIIATISLGVVVPTLKEANIMKSVIGQIILLVAVIADLVTMILLAVFASIHESGGNTWLLLILFGAGLILYFVGRRIKNKKFMDTLSRGTVQIGTRAVFALIIFLVALSESVGAEHILGAFLAGVLVSLLSPNEELVHQLDSFGYGFLIPIFFVMIGVEMDIWSLFTDLKLLLFIPLLLVALLVSKLLPVYYLKKWYDTKTIVASGFLLTSTLSLVIAAATIGERLNIITTQMSGTFILVAIISCIITPVVFKKLFPKDAAREKVINVSIIGVNQVTMQVYQELKSTLYDVTFYHKKQEKHDFQIADSLFEIIELENYSEDILQQTDIYGADIVVVSTGDSYLNAEMSLMIKRAGVDRVICRVENMEKEEELRREDIEVFSMLTSTKALLTALIQSPNIFALLGNTETALHEITLRNKEFEGMSLRSFPFTGDVIFVRIFRGSDFVIPHGDTELQLNDHLLVTGSHSYVTELKRQLEFNYK; from the coding sequence ATGGCACATGGTGCTTCTTTCGCATCACTAGTTATCGTCGTGACGGTAGCTCTATTAACCCCTATTATTTTGCAGCGGCTTAAATTGAATGTCATTCCGGTAGTTGTTGCCGAAATTTTGATGGGATTAATTATAGGAAAAAGCGGTTTTAATCTAGTCGAACAGGATATGTGGCTAGAAACGCTATCAACATTAGGATTTATCTTTTTAATGTTTTTAAGCGGGTTAGAGATAGACTTTTCTGCTTTCTCTAGTAAGAAAAAAAGAGAGACACTACCTAATGGAGAATTGGAGCCAAAATCCTTTAAAACGGCAATTATTATATTTGTAGCAATTCTCGTTCTTTCTATTGGATTAAGCTTCTTGTTTGTACTTGCTGGTTTTGTTGATAGTACTTTCTTAATGACAATAATTATTGCAACTATTTCTTTAGGAGTAGTAGTACCTACTTTAAAAGAAGCAAATATAATGAAATCAGTTATTGGGCAAATTATTTTGCTGGTGGCTGTAATCGCAGATTTAGTCACGATGATTTTGCTCGCTGTTTTTGCTTCTATTCATGAATCAGGGGGAAATACTTGGCTGCTATTAATTCTTTTTGGGGCAGGATTAATTCTTTACTTTGTTGGTAGAAGAATAAAAAACAAAAAATTTATGGATACTCTTTCCCGAGGAACCGTGCAAATTGGTACGAGAGCAGTATTTGCACTAATTATTTTTCTTGTTGCTTTATCCGAATCTGTTGGAGCAGAACATATTTTGGGAGCATTCTTGGCAGGGGTCCTAGTGTCGTTATTATCGCCAAATGAAGAATTGGTTCATCAACTTGATTCTTTTGGCTATGGATTTTTAATTCCTATATTCTTTGTAATGATTGGGGTGGAGATGGATATATGGTCATTATTTACTGATCTTAAACTATTGCTATTTATTCCATTGTTATTAGTAGCATTATTAGTAAGTAAGCTGCTGCCAGTCTATTATTTAAAAAAATGGTATGATACTAAAACGATTGTGGCTTCCGGATTTTTATTAACATCAACCTTATCCCTTGTTATTGCAGCCGCGACAATTGGGGAACGATTGAATATTATTACTACGCAAATGAGTGGGACTTTTATTCTTGTAGCGATTATTTCTTGTATCATTACACCTGTTGTCTTTAAAAAGCTATTCCCTAAAGATGCTGCACGTGAAAAAGTGATAAATGTTTCTATTATTGGGGTAAATCAGGTAACCATGCAGGTTTATCAAGAGTTGAAGTCCACCCTGTATGATGTTACTTTCTATCATAAAAAACAAGAAAAACACGATTTTCAAATTGCTGACTCTTTATTTGAAATCATTGAGTTGGAAAATTATTCGGAAGATATACTGCAACAAACAGATATTTATGGAGCAGATATTGTAGTTGTTTCCACTGGAGATTCTTACTTAAATGCTGAGATGAGTCTCATGATAAAAAGGGCAGGAGTAGACCGAGTTATTTGTCGTGTCGAGAACATGGAGAAAGAAGAAGAGCTGCGCAGAGAAGATATCGAAGTTTTCTCTATGCTTACTTCAACGAAAGCTTTATTAACGGCATTAATTCAATCACCAAATATCTTTGCCCTGCTTGGTAATACGGAAACAGCATTACATGAGATTACATTAAGAAACAAAGAATTTGAAGGGATGTCATTGCGCTCATTCCCATTTACGGGAGACGTTATTTTCGTCCGCATTTTCAGAGGCTCTGATTTTGTCATTCCACATGGCGATACAGAATTACAGCTTAATGATCATCTTCTTGTTACAGGATCACACTCATATGTAACAGAATTAAAACGTCAACTAGAGTTTAATTATAAGTAA
- a CDS encoding RluA family pseudouridine synthase, whose protein sequence is MQQDKSMTIKEFLKTQHISKAALTDIKFKGGKILVNEKEENVRYTLKEGDQLVVSFPPELPSRGLIPEQISLNIVFEDEYLLIVQKESGMNTIPSREHPSGSLANALVGYYQKQGIEATTHIVTRLDRDTSGLVLIAKHRHIHHLLSEQQKGGDVKRKYLAFAEGQISPFTATINEPIGRCSDSIIKREVRKDGQTAITHYRVLAQDKHLSLIELSLETGRTHQIRVHLAYQGHPLLGDDLYGGKRDWINRQALHCFFLKFTHPVTKQSITFTVDLPDDMKGLERKIKKSEESI, encoded by the coding sequence ATGCAGCAAGATAAAAGTATGACCATTAAGGAATTTTTGAAGACTCAACATATCTCTAAGGCGGCTTTAACAGATATAAAGTTTAAGGGTGGGAAGATTCTTGTTAACGAAAAAGAAGAAAATGTTCGCTACACATTAAAGGAAGGCGATCAATTAGTGGTTTCTTTTCCACCGGAGCTGCCTAGTAGGGGCTTAATTCCAGAACAGATCTCGTTAAACATTGTCTTTGAGGATGAGTATCTCTTAATTGTACAAAAAGAGTCTGGGATGAATACGATACCATCAAGAGAGCATCCTAGTGGTAGTTTAGCTAATGCATTAGTAGGCTACTATCAAAAGCAGGGAATTGAAGCAACAACCCATATTGTCACGAGATTAGATCGGGATACATCTGGATTAGTGCTTATTGCTAAACATCGTCACATTCACCATTTACTTAGTGAACAGCAAAAAGGCGGTGATGTAAAACGAAAATATCTCGCTTTTGCTGAAGGACAAATTTCGCCGTTTACTGCTACCATTAATGAGCCAATTGGCAGATGCTCGGACAGTATTATTAAAAGGGAAGTAAGGAAAGATGGCCAAACAGCCATTACCCATTATCGTGTATTAGCACAGGATAAGCATTTATCCCTTATAGAATTGTCTTTAGAGACAGGAAGAACGCACCAGATTCGTGTTCATCTAGCTTATCAGGGACATCCGCTTTTAGGTGACGATTTATATGGAGGAAAACGAGATTGGATAAATCGGCAAGCCTTACATTGTTTTTTTCTTAAGTTTACGCATCCTGTGACGAAACAATCGATTACTTTTACAGTTGATCTCCCTGATGATATGAAAGGGCTTGAACGGAAAATAAAAAAGAGTGAAGAATCCATTTAA
- the prpE gene encoding bis(5'-nucleosyl)-tetraphosphatase PrpE: protein MKLDIIGDIHGCYEEFTLLTEKLGYTWDQGYPLHPAGRKLAFVGDLTDRGPASLAVIETVYLLVKKGLAYYVPGNHCDKLYRFFLGRKVKIAHGLETTVCEWEQLNKKEQQRIKRMFKELYENAPLYHILDNQKIVIAHAGIREDYIGKYHNKVKTFVLYGDITGEVHEDGSPVRRDWAKKYKGKPIVVYGHTPVRNVREMNRTYNIDTGAVFGGKLTALQYPELTVESVPSSMPLVEEKFRTFDTETAKNL, encoded by the coding sequence ATGAAGCTTGATATCATTGGAGATATCCATGGATGTTACGAAGAGTTTACGCTTTTAACAGAAAAATTAGGCTATACTTGGGACCAAGGTTATCCCTTGCATCCAGCAGGAAGAAAGCTTGCCTTTGTTGGTGATTTAACAGATCGAGGTCCTGCTTCCTTAGCGGTTATCGAAACTGTTTATTTATTAGTAAAGAAAGGGTTAGCTTATTATGTACCCGGAAACCATTGTGATAAACTATACCGTTTTTTCTTAGGAAGGAAGGTAAAAATTGCCCATGGTTTGGAAACCACTGTTTGTGAATGGGAGCAATTAAATAAAAAAGAACAACAAAGAATCAAAAGGATGTTTAAAGAGTTATACGAAAATGCACCATTATACCATATTTTGGATAACCAAAAAATAGTCATTGCCCATGCAGGTATTCGTGAAGATTATATTGGAAAGTACCATAATAAAGTAAAAACCTTTGTGCTTTATGGCGATATCACCGGAGAAGTTCATGAAGACGGTTCTCCTGTAAGAAGAGATTGGGCCAAAAAGTATAAAGGAAAACCGATTGTTGTATATGGACACACCCCTGTGCGCAATGTAAGAGAAATGAATCGAACATACAACATAGATACCGGCGCGGTCTTTGGAGGGAAATTAACAGCACTTCAATATCCAGAACTAACTGTTGAATCTGTGCCCTCCAGTATGCCTCTTGTAGAAGAAAAATTTCGCACATTTGATACAGAAACAGCAAAGAATCTTTAA